Proteins from one Phalacrocorax carbo chromosome 19, bPhaCar2.1, whole genome shotgun sequence genomic window:
- the TMEM161A gene encoding transmembrane protein 161A isoform X3: MAVMGVQVVVSLLAASIMQKMAPHYSFARWLLCNGSLHRYKHPSDEELCALAGKQRPKAKRDRRMNGVMDDKPLSVPRDIDLRLDTSPITAVDALVLRYFLEYQWFVDFAVYSTAVYVFTEGYYCLADPQKETNIGVLWCLLTVVFTIKVFFMVMRHYFRSEEGGERSVCLTFAFFFLLLAMVALVIREDYLEFGLEPGLAGVSSNLESILKQRGWEWTLPLAKLAFKVGLVALCSFLGACLTFPGLRLAQTHLDALRMAADKPLTQVLLHLSFLAPVLVVVMWIKPISRDFLLHAPMGKQTVQIMSDSAYNTARLWTIVGLCLLRLAVTRHHLQAYLGLAERWVEQMRKEAGRIAVLEIQRKITRIYCYVSVVSLQYLGPVILTLHCTLLLKTLGQHSWGLYPEPPPLPSAATAASPRPGGEDGEDVRAAVEQITGILGGIFTPLFFRGLFAFLTWWVAACQVVTSLFGLYFHQYLAAS; encoded by the exons ATG GCGGTGATGGGGGTGCAGGTGGTGGTGagcctgctggcagccagcatcATGCAGAAGATGGCCCCGCACTACTCCTTCGCTCGCTGGCTGCTCTGCAACGGCAG CCTGCACCGCTACAAGCACCCCTCGGACGAGGAGCTCTGCGCCCTGGCAGGCAAGCAGCGCCCCAAGGCCAAGCGGGACAG GAGGATGAACGGCGTGATGGATGACAAGCCCCTCTCCGTGCCCCGGGACATCGACCTCCGCCTGGACACCAGCCCCATCACCGCCGTGGATGCTCTCG TGCTGCGTTATTTCCTGGAGTACCAGTGGTTTGTGGATTTTGCTGTTTACTCCACCGCCGTGTACGTCTTCACCGAGGGCTACTACTGCCTGGCGGACCCCCAGAAGGAGACGAACATCGGGGTGCTCTGGTGCCTGCTGACGGTCGTCTTCACCAT CAAGGTCTTCTTCATGGTGATGCGCCATTACTTCCGCTCGGAGGAAGGGGGCGAGCGCTCCGTCTGCCTCACCTTtgccttcttcttcctcctcctcgccaTGGTGGCCCTGGTCATCCGTGAGGACTACTTGGAGTTCGGCCTCGAGCCCG GGCTGGCCGGCGTCAGCAGCAACCTGGAGAGCATCCTGaagcagcggggctgggagtGGAC GCTGCCCCTCGCCAAGCTGGCCTTCAAGGTGGGGCTGGTGGCCCTGTGCTCCTTCCTGGGTGCCTGCCTGACCTTCCCGGGGCTGCGCCTGGCCCAGACACACCTCGACGCCCTCCGGATGGCGGCCGACAAGCCCCTGACCCA GGTCCTGCTCCACCTGAGTTTCTTGGCGCCGGTCCTCGTGGTGGTGATGTGGATCAAGCCCATCTCGCGGGATTTCCTGCTCCACGCACCCATGGGCAAGCAGACGGTGCAGAT CATGTCGGACTCTGCCTACAACACCGCGCGCCTCTGGACCATCGTCGGCCTCTGCCTGTTGCGCCTGGCCGTCACCCGCCACCACCTCCAGGCGTACCTGGGCCTGGCCGAGCGCTGGGTGGAGCAGATGAGGAAGGAAGCCGGGCGCATCGCTGTCCTGGAGATCCAGCGCAAG ATCACGAGGATTTACTGCTACGTCTCGGTGGTCAGCCTGCAGTACCTGGGACCCGTCATCCTCACCCTCCACTGCACGCTGCTCCTCAAGACACTGG GGCAGCACTCGTGGGGGCTGTAcccggagccccctcccctcccttcggCAGCGACCGCAGCGTCGCCACGTCCCGGCGGCGAGGATGGGGAGGACGTGCGTGCTGCGGTGGAGCAGATCACAGGCATCTTGGGTGGCATCTTCACCCCGCTCTTCTTCCGTGGACTCTTTGCCTTCCTCACCTGGTGGgtggctgcctgccaggttGTCACCAGCCTCTTCGGCCTCTACTTTCACCAGTACCTGGCAGCCTCCTGA
- the SLC25A42 gene encoding mitochondrial coenzyme A transporter SLC25A42 has product MGNGVREGQVDFKRQDAEPITSTHLPSEDNREKKKVLNSLMSGALAGAVAKTAVAPLDRTKIMFQVSSKRFSAKEAYRLIYRTYLNEGFWSLWRGNSATMVRVIPYAAIQFCAHEEYKQLLGSYYGFQGKALTPFPRFIAGSLAGTTAAMLTYPLDMVRARMAVTPKEMYSNIVHVFIRISREEGLKTLYRGFTPTILGVIPYAGLSFFTYETFKKLHADHSGKSQPSPPERLLFGACAGLIGQSASYPLDVVRRRMQTAGVMGHTYSSILLTMQEIIREEGLIRGLYKGLSMNWVKGPIAVGISFTTFDLTQILLRKLQHSTNIERSGASQTNPCCCWLLTWSLWADEAVDDEREDSVLLE; this is encoded by the exons ATGGGTAATGGTGTGAGAGAAGGTCAAGTGGATTTCAAACGGCAGGATGCGGAGCCGATTACATCAACCCATCTTCCATCAGAG GATAACCgggagaagaagaaagtacTCAACTCCCTGATGTCTGGTGCATTGGCTGGCGCTGTCGCTAAAACTGCAGTAGCTCCACTGGATAGGACAAAAATCATGTTTCAAG tgtcTTCGAAAAGATTTTCTGCCAAG GAGGCCTACAGGCTGATTTATCGCACCTACCTCAACGAAGGCTTCTGGAGTCTCTGGCGGGGGAACTCAGCCACCATGGTCCGTGTGATCCCTTACGCTGCCATCCAGTTCTGCGCGCACGAAGAGTACAAGCAGCTCCTGGGGAGTTACTACGGCTTCCAGGGAAA AGCGCTGACACCCTTTCCTCGATTCATTGCTGGCTCTCTGGCAGGCACAACGGCTGCCATGTTAACCTACCCCCTGGATATGGTCCGTGCTCGAATGGCTGTCACGCCGAAGGAGAT GTACAGCAATATTGTTCATGTCTTCATCCGGATATCCCGAGAGGAAGGATTGAAGACGTTGTATAGGGGATTTACACCGACCATCCTTGGAGTGATTCCGTATGCTGGGCTTAGCTTCTTCACCTACGAGACGTTCAAGAAACTACATGCAG ATCACAGTGGGAAATCGCAGCCGTCCCCTCCGGAGCGGCTTTTGTTTGGTGCCTGTGCAGGCTTGATTGGCCAGTCGGCTTCTTACCCCCTGGACGTGGTTCGCCGACGAATGCAGACGGCGGGGGTTATGGGACACACGTACAGTTCCATCCTTCTCACCATGCAGGAGATTATAAGAGAAGAGGGACTAATCCGCGGCTTGTACAAAGGACTCAGCATGAACTGGGTCAAAGGTCCAATTGCAGTGGGAATAAGCTTCACAACCTTTGACCTGACGCAGATCCTTCTCCGTAAATTACAGCACAGCACTAATATTGAAAG GAGCGGAGCCTCTCAAACAAACccgtgctgctgctggctcctcaCCTGGTCTCTGTGGGCAGATGAAGCGGTGGATGATGAAAGAGAGGACTCGGTGCTGTTGGAGTGA
- the TMEM161A gene encoding transmembrane protein 161A isoform X2 — MGVQVVVSLLAASIMQKMAPHYSFARWLLCNGSLHRYKHPSDEELCALAGKQRPKAKRDRRMNGVMDDKPLSVPRDIDLRLDTSPITAVDALVLRYFLEYQWFVDFAVYSTAVYVFTEGYYCLADPQKETNIGVLWCLLTVVFTIKVFFMVMRHYFRSEEGGERSVCLTFAFFFLLLAMVALVIREDYLEFGLEPGLAGVSSNLESILKQRGWEWTLPLAKLAFKVGLVALCSFLGACLTFPGLRLAQTHLDALRMAADKPLTQVLLHLSFLAPVLVVVMWIKPISRDFLLHAPMGKQTVQIMSDSAYNTARLWTIVGLCLLRLAVTRHHLQAYLGLAERWVEQMRKEAGRIAVLEIQRKITRIYCYVSVVSLQYLGPVILTLHCTLLLKTLGQHSWGLYPEPPPLPSAATAASPRPGGEDGEDVRAAVEQITGILGGIFTPLFFRGLFAFLTCSRCDGFYASGLARASPAPAAPHHRACSRPAAAPGCVPPAPLSYPSRPRTVMEEAKPRSQVCCCLL; from the exons ATGGGGGTGCAGGTGGTGGTGagcctgctggcagccagcatcATGCAGAAGATGGCCCCGCACTACTCCTTCGCTCGCTGGCTGCTCTGCAACGGCAG CCTGCACCGCTACAAGCACCCCTCGGACGAGGAGCTCTGCGCCCTGGCAGGCAAGCAGCGCCCCAAGGCCAAGCGGGACAG GAGGATGAACGGCGTGATGGATGACAAGCCCCTCTCCGTGCCCCGGGACATCGACCTCCGCCTGGACACCAGCCCCATCACCGCCGTGGATGCTCTCG TGCTGCGTTATTTCCTGGAGTACCAGTGGTTTGTGGATTTTGCTGTTTACTCCACCGCCGTGTACGTCTTCACCGAGGGCTACTACTGCCTGGCGGACCCCCAGAAGGAGACGAACATCGGGGTGCTCTGGTGCCTGCTGACGGTCGTCTTCACCAT CAAGGTCTTCTTCATGGTGATGCGCCATTACTTCCGCTCGGAGGAAGGGGGCGAGCGCTCCGTCTGCCTCACCTTtgccttcttcttcctcctcctcgccaTGGTGGCCCTGGTCATCCGTGAGGACTACTTGGAGTTCGGCCTCGAGCCCG GGCTGGCCGGCGTCAGCAGCAACCTGGAGAGCATCCTGaagcagcggggctgggagtGGAC GCTGCCCCTCGCCAAGCTGGCCTTCAAGGTGGGGCTGGTGGCCCTGTGCTCCTTCCTGGGTGCCTGCCTGACCTTCCCGGGGCTGCGCCTGGCCCAGACACACCTCGACGCCCTCCGGATGGCGGCCGACAAGCCCCTGACCCA GGTCCTGCTCCACCTGAGTTTCTTGGCGCCGGTCCTCGTGGTGGTGATGTGGATCAAGCCCATCTCGCGGGATTTCCTGCTCCACGCACCCATGGGCAAGCAGACGGTGCAGAT CATGTCGGACTCTGCCTACAACACCGCGCGCCTCTGGACCATCGTCGGCCTCTGCCTGTTGCGCCTGGCCGTCACCCGCCACCACCTCCAGGCGTACCTGGGCCTGGCCGAGCGCTGGGTGGAGCAGATGAGGAAGGAAGCCGGGCGCATCGCTGTCCTGGAGATCCAGCGCAAG ATCACGAGGATTTACTGCTACGTCTCGGTGGTCAGCCTGCAGTACCTGGGACCCGTCATCCTCACCCTCCACTGCACGCTGCTCCTCAAGACACTGG GGCAGCACTCGTGGGGGCTGTAcccggagccccctcccctcccttcggCAGCGACCGCAGCGTCGCCACGTCCCGGCGGCGAGGATGGGGAGGACGTGCGTGCTGCGGTGGAGCAGATCACAGGCATCTTGGGTGGCATCTTCACCCCGCTCTTCTTCCGTGGACTCTTTGCCTTCCTCACCTG CTCTCGGTGTGACGGGTTTTATGCCTCTGGACTGGCACGGGCATCGCCTGCTCCTGCCGCCCCTCACCACCGTGCCTGCTCtcgtcctgctgctgctccggGCTGCGTCCCTCCGGCCCCTCTTTCTTACCCTTCCCGGCCCCGCACGGTGATGGAGGAGGCGAAGCCCCGCAGCCAggtttgctgctgcctgctctga
- the TMEM161A gene encoding transmembrane protein 161A isoform X1, producing MAVMGVQVVVSLLAASIMQKMAPHYSFARWLLCNGSLHRYKHPSDEELCALAGKQRPKAKRDRRMNGVMDDKPLSVPRDIDLRLDTSPITAVDALVLRYFLEYQWFVDFAVYSTAVYVFTEGYYCLADPQKETNIGVLWCLLTVVFTIKVFFMVMRHYFRSEEGGERSVCLTFAFFFLLLAMVALVIREDYLEFGLEPGLAGVSSNLESILKQRGWEWTLPLAKLAFKVGLVALCSFLGACLTFPGLRLAQTHLDALRMAADKPLTQVLLHLSFLAPVLVVVMWIKPISRDFLLHAPMGKQTVQIMSDSAYNTARLWTIVGLCLLRLAVTRHHLQAYLGLAERWVEQMRKEAGRIAVLEIQRKITRIYCYVSVVSLQYLGPVILTLHCTLLLKTLGQHSWGLYPEPPPLPSAATAASPRPGGEDGEDVRAAVEQITGILGGIFTPLFFRGLFAFLTCSRCDGFYASGLARASPAPAAPHHRACSRPAAAPGCVPPAPLSYPSRPRTVMEEAKPRSQVCCCLL from the exons ATG GCGGTGATGGGGGTGCAGGTGGTGGTGagcctgctggcagccagcatcATGCAGAAGATGGCCCCGCACTACTCCTTCGCTCGCTGGCTGCTCTGCAACGGCAG CCTGCACCGCTACAAGCACCCCTCGGACGAGGAGCTCTGCGCCCTGGCAGGCAAGCAGCGCCCCAAGGCCAAGCGGGACAG GAGGATGAACGGCGTGATGGATGACAAGCCCCTCTCCGTGCCCCGGGACATCGACCTCCGCCTGGACACCAGCCCCATCACCGCCGTGGATGCTCTCG TGCTGCGTTATTTCCTGGAGTACCAGTGGTTTGTGGATTTTGCTGTTTACTCCACCGCCGTGTACGTCTTCACCGAGGGCTACTACTGCCTGGCGGACCCCCAGAAGGAGACGAACATCGGGGTGCTCTGGTGCCTGCTGACGGTCGTCTTCACCAT CAAGGTCTTCTTCATGGTGATGCGCCATTACTTCCGCTCGGAGGAAGGGGGCGAGCGCTCCGTCTGCCTCACCTTtgccttcttcttcctcctcctcgccaTGGTGGCCCTGGTCATCCGTGAGGACTACTTGGAGTTCGGCCTCGAGCCCG GGCTGGCCGGCGTCAGCAGCAACCTGGAGAGCATCCTGaagcagcggggctgggagtGGAC GCTGCCCCTCGCCAAGCTGGCCTTCAAGGTGGGGCTGGTGGCCCTGTGCTCCTTCCTGGGTGCCTGCCTGACCTTCCCGGGGCTGCGCCTGGCCCAGACACACCTCGACGCCCTCCGGATGGCGGCCGACAAGCCCCTGACCCA GGTCCTGCTCCACCTGAGTTTCTTGGCGCCGGTCCTCGTGGTGGTGATGTGGATCAAGCCCATCTCGCGGGATTTCCTGCTCCACGCACCCATGGGCAAGCAGACGGTGCAGAT CATGTCGGACTCTGCCTACAACACCGCGCGCCTCTGGACCATCGTCGGCCTCTGCCTGTTGCGCCTGGCCGTCACCCGCCACCACCTCCAGGCGTACCTGGGCCTGGCCGAGCGCTGGGTGGAGCAGATGAGGAAGGAAGCCGGGCGCATCGCTGTCCTGGAGATCCAGCGCAAG ATCACGAGGATTTACTGCTACGTCTCGGTGGTCAGCCTGCAGTACCTGGGACCCGTCATCCTCACCCTCCACTGCACGCTGCTCCTCAAGACACTGG GGCAGCACTCGTGGGGGCTGTAcccggagccccctcccctcccttcggCAGCGACCGCAGCGTCGCCACGTCCCGGCGGCGAGGATGGGGAGGACGTGCGTGCTGCGGTGGAGCAGATCACAGGCATCTTGGGTGGCATCTTCACCCCGCTCTTCTTCCGTGGACTCTTTGCCTTCCTCACCTG CTCTCGGTGTGACGGGTTTTATGCCTCTGGACTGGCACGGGCATCGCCTGCTCCTGCCGCCCCTCACCACCGTGCCTGCTCtcgtcctgctgctgctccggGCTGCGTCCCTCCGGCCCCTCTTTCTTACCCTTCCCGGCCCCGCACGGTGATGGAGGAGGCGAAGCCCCGCAGCCAggtttgctgctgcctgctctga